From a single Nissabacter sp. SGAir0207 genomic region:
- a CDS encoding DUF1090 domain-containing protein yields MTFRTSLALLLTLPLLAGSCAAAINETCDSKAQAIEQQLAQARQQGQTERVSGLMKALTQVKANCTAQTLEADKQRKVREYEQEVAERQQDLREAQASGDKDKIAVRQKKLEEAIAELRAAGE; encoded by the coding sequence ATGACGTTTCGCACTTCACTGGCTCTGCTCCTTACCCTGCCGCTGCTGGCGGGCAGTTGCGCCGCGGCGATCAACGAGACCTGCGACAGCAAGGCACAGGCGATCGAGCAGCAGCTGGCGCAGGCGCGCCAGCAGGGGCAAACCGAGCGCGTCTCCGGCCTGATGAAGGCGCTGACGCAGGTGAAAGCCAACTGCACCGCCCAGACGCTGGAGGCGGACAAACAGCGCAAGGTGCGTGAGTACGAGCAGGAAGTGGCGGAACGGCAACAAGATTTAAGGGAAGCACAGGCCAGCGGCGATAAGGACAAGATCGCCGTGCGCCAGAAAAAACTGGAAGAGGCGATCGCTGAGCTGCGCGCCGCCGGGGAGTAG
- a CDS encoding DoxX family protein has translation MKKLEDTGLLVARILMPILFITAGYGKIGAYGATQQYMESMGVPGFMLPLTILLEFGGGLAILFGFLTRTTAFITAIFTVLTALLFHSNFADEMNQMMFMKNLSIAGGFLVLSVVGAGGFSLDALLKKRGLFSGSVSRA, from the coding sequence ATGAAGAAATTAGAAGATACTGGCCTGCTGGTTGCACGCATCCTGATGCCGATCCTGTTCATTACCGCTGGCTACGGCAAAATCGGTGCCTACGGCGCGACCCAGCAATATATGGAGAGCATGGGCGTGCCCGGTTTCATGCTGCCGCTTACCATCCTGCTGGAGTTCGGCGGCGGCCTGGCCATCCTGTTTGGCTTCCTGACCCGTACCACGGCCTTCATCACCGCCATCTTTACCGTGCTGACGGCGCTGCTGTTCCACAGCAACTTCGCCGATGAGATGAACCAGATGATGTTCATGAAGAACCTCTCCATCGCCGGCGGTTTCCTGGTGCTGAGCGTGGTCGGTGCCGGTGGCTTCAGTCTGGATGCGCTGCTGAAAAAACGCGGCCTGTTTTCCGGCTCGGTAAGCCGCGCGTAA
- a CDS encoding glutathione S-transferase family protein, with amino-acid sequence MGQLVDGVWQDTWYDTKSTGGHFKRSASQFRNWVTPDGEPGEHGRGGFRAEPDRYHLYVSLACPWAHRTLLMRKLKGLETLIPVSVVHPLMLENGWTFGDDFPAATGDDLYQFNYLYELYLKAQPDYTGRVTVPVLWDKQQQTIVSNESADIIRMFNSAFDAVGARAGDYYPVALRNEIDDLNAWIYDKVNNGVYKSGFATSQEAYDTEVAGVFEALERLEQILSFKRYLTGNQLTEADLRLWTTLVRFDPVYVTHFKCDRHRLSDFPNLHGFLRDIYQLPGIEETVNLDHIRHHYYRSHKTINPSGIISIGPQGDLLAEHGRDQRFGSEEHEEEENL; translated from the coding sequence ATGGGACAGCTCGTTGACGGCGTCTGGCAGGACACCTGGTATGACACCAAATCGACCGGCGGCCACTTCAAGCGCTCCGCCTCGCAATTCCGCAACTGGGTGACGCCGGATGGCGAGCCGGGTGAGCATGGCCGCGGCGGCTTCCGCGCCGAGCCGGATCGCTACCACCTCTACGTCTCGCTGGCCTGCCCGTGGGCGCACCGCACCCTGCTGATGCGCAAGCTGAAGGGGCTGGAGACGCTGATCCCAGTTTCCGTGGTGCACCCGCTGATGCTGGAGAATGGCTGGACTTTCGGCGATGACTTCCCCGCCGCCACCGGTGACGATCTCTACCAGTTCAACTACCTCTACGAGCTATACCTGAAGGCGCAGCCTGACTACACCGGCCGCGTGACGGTGCCGGTTTTGTGGGACAAGCAGCAGCAGACCATCGTCAGCAATGAGTCCGCCGACATCATCCGCATGTTCAACAGCGCCTTTGACGCGGTGGGCGCGCGCGCCGGTGACTACTACCCAGTGGCGCTGCGCAATGAGATCGACGATCTCAACGCCTGGATCTATGACAAGGTGAACAATGGCGTCTACAAGTCCGGCTTTGCCACCAGCCAGGAGGCCTATGACACCGAGGTCGCGGGCGTGTTTGAGGCGCTGGAGCGGCTGGAGCAGATCCTCAGCTTCAAGCGCTACCTGACCGGCAACCAGTTGACCGAGGCCGATCTGCGCCTGTGGACGACGCTGGTGCGCTTCGACCCGGTCTACGTCACCCACTTCAAGTGTGACCGCCACCGCCTGAGCGACTTCCCGAACCTGCATGGTTTCCTGCGTGATATCTACCAGCTGCCGGGCATTGAGGAGACGGTCAACCTCGACCACATCCGCCACCACTACTACCGCAGCCACAAGACCATCAACCCGAGCGGCATCATCTCCATCGGGCCGCAGGGCGATCTACTGGCCGAGCACGGGCGCGACCAGCGCTTCGGCAGCGAGGAGCATGAAGAGGAAGAGAACCTGTAG
- the mzrA gene encoding EnvZ/OmpR regulon moderator MzrA, whose protein sequence is MKRFLPSSALRWRWLAGLMLAFAVLGLLALPRGASQESALTIRPERRGQTLPDGFFVYQTLDQRGIRIKSITPENDTLIIRLASPQQQQQAREALSLILPQGYTVGLRAVAAEQAWVKKLALDHLRIG, encoded by the coding sequence ATGAAACGCTTTCTCCCCTCTTCCGCCCTGCGCTGGCGGTGGCTGGCTGGCCTGATGCTGGCCTTTGCCGTGCTGGGGCTGCTGGCGCTGCCGCGCGGTGCCAGCCAGGAGAGCGCCCTGACCATTCGCCCCGAGCGGCGCGGCCAGACGCTGCCGGACGGCTTCTTCGTCTACCAGACCCTTGACCAGCGCGGCATTCGCATCAAGAGCATCACGCCGGAGAATGACACGCTGATCATCCGCCTCGCCTCGCCGCAACAGCAGCAGCAGGCGCGTGAGGCGCTGTCGTTGATTTTGCCGCAGGGCTACACGGTCGGGCTGCGCGCCGTGGCCGCCGAGCAGGCCTGGGTCAAAAAGCTGGCCCTCGATCACTTGCGGATCGGCTAG
- a CDS encoding LysR family transcriptional regulator, whose product MAKDRALTLEALRVMDAIDRRGSFAAAADELGRVPSALSYTMQKLEEELDVVLFDRSGHRTKFTNVGRMLLERGRVLLEAADKLTTDAEALARGWETHLTVVCEALSPATQLFPLVERLAQKANTQVSLLTEVLAGAWERLEQGRADIVIAPDMHFRSSSEINSRKLYTLMSVYVAAPDHPIHQEPEPLSEITRVKYRGIAVADTARERPVLTVQLLDKQQRLTVSTIGEKRQALIDGLGVATMPYPMVEQDIAAGRLRVVSAEYNRETDIIMAWRRDSMGEAKAWMLREIPKLFSHLQ is encoded by the coding sequence ATGGCCAAAGACCGGGCGTTGACGCTAGAAGCGTTGAGAGTAATGGATGCAATAGACCGCCGCGGCAGTTTCGCCGCCGCCGCTGATGAGCTGGGGCGCGTGCCGTCGGCGTTGAGCTATACCATGCAGAAGTTGGAGGAGGAGCTGGACGTGGTGCTGTTTGACCGCTCAGGCCACCGCACCAAATTCACCAATGTCGGGCGGATGCTGCTGGAGCGCGGCCGGGTGCTGCTGGAGGCGGCGGACAAACTGACCACCGATGCCGAGGCGCTGGCGCGCGGCTGGGAGACGCACCTGACGGTGGTGTGCGAGGCGCTCTCGCCCGCTACCCAACTCTTCCCGCTGGTGGAGCGGCTGGCGCAGAAGGCCAATACCCAGGTGTCGCTGCTGACCGAAGTGCTGGCCGGGGCGTGGGAGCGGCTGGAGCAGGGGCGCGCCGACATCGTTATCGCGCCGGACATGCACTTCCGCTCCTCATCCGAGATCAACAGCCGCAAGCTCTATACGCTGATGAGCGTCTACGTCGCGGCGCCCGACCACCCGATCCATCAGGAGCCGGAGCCGCTGTCAGAGATCACCCGCGTCAAGTACCGCGGCATTGCGGTGGCGGACACCGCCCGCGAGCGGCCGGTGCTGACGGTGCAGCTGCTGGACAAACAGCAGCGCCTGACGGTCTCCACCATTGGCGAAAAGCGTCAGGCACTGATTGATGGCCTTGGCGTCGCCACCATGCCCTACCCGATGGTTGAGCAGGATATCGCTGCCGGCCGGCTGCGGGTGGTGAGCGCCGAGTACAACCGCGAGACCGACATCATCATGGCCTGGCGGCGTGACAGCATGGGTGAGGCGAAAGCCTGGATGCTGCGCGAAATCCCCAAGCTGTTCAGCCACCTGCAATAA
- a CDS encoding YqjK-like family protein, with the protein MSRPQLEREREKQRLLALIQQQRMDLTVGCEQWLEVTAPYDRGWIKLMGMKKYLAIGSSLMAVYTVRHPNKVVRLVRRGLGIWGTVKLVRNTLSPR; encoded by the coding sequence ATGAGCCGTCCCCAACTGGAACGCGAACGTGAGAAGCAGCGCCTGCTGGCGCTGATCCAGCAGCAGCGCATGGATCTCACCGTCGGCTGCGAACAGTGGCTGGAGGTGACCGCGCCCTATGACCGCGGCTGGATCAAGCTGATGGGCATGAAGAAGTACCTCGCCATTGGTTCGAGCCTGATGGCGGTCTACACGGTACGCCACCCCAACAAAGTGGTGCGGCTGGTGCGCCGTGGCCTTGGCATCTGGGGCACCGTCAAGCTGGTTCGCAATACCCTCTCCCCACGGTAG
- a CDS encoding DedA family protein, whose product MDIIKELLHALWHQNFELLADPTLVWAIYILLFLILFLENGLLPAAFLPGDSLLILVGVLIAKGTMDFPLTLLVLTSAASLGCWLSYIQGRWLGNTRLVQSWLAHLPAHYHQRAHNLFHRHGLSALLVGRFLAFVRTLLPTIAGLSGLSNSRFQFFNWVSGFLWVVILTTLGFILGRTPLFLQYEDQLMFCLMMLPLVLLVLGLIGSLVVLWRKKQGSADKGNPL is encoded by the coding sequence ATGGATATCATCAAAGAGCTGCTGCATGCCCTCTGGCACCAAAATTTTGAGTTACTTGCCGATCCGACCCTGGTATGGGCAATCTACATTTTGCTGTTTTTGATCCTTTTTCTGGAGAATGGCCTGTTGCCCGCGGCTTTCCTGCCGGGCGACAGCCTGCTGATTCTGGTGGGGGTGCTGATCGCCAAAGGCACCATGGACTTCCCGCTGACGCTACTGGTGCTCACCTCCGCCGCCAGTCTGGGCTGCTGGCTGAGCTACATCCAGGGGCGCTGGCTTGGCAACACCCGGCTGGTGCAGAGCTGGCTGGCGCACCTGCCCGCCCACTACCACCAGCGGGCGCACAACCTGTTCCACCGCCACGGCCTCTCCGCACTGCTGGTGGGCCGCTTTTTGGCCTTTGTCCGCACCCTGTTGCCGACCATCGCCGGCCTCTCTGGCCTCAGCAACAGCCGTTTCCAGTTCTTCAACTGGGTGAGCGGCTTCCTGTGGGTGGTGATCCTCACCACGCTCGGCTTTATCCTTGGCCGGACGCCGCTGTTTTTACAATATGAAGATCAATTGATGTTCTGCCTGATGATGCTGCCGCTAGTGCTGCTGGTGCTGGGCCTGATTGGCTCGCTGGTGGTGCTGTGGCGCAAAAAGCAGGGCAGTGCGGATAAAGGAAATCCCCTATGA
- the exuR gene encoding transcriptional regulator ExuR — protein MEITESRRLYQQLAAEFKQRIESGLYPVGDKLPAERYIAEEMNVSRTVVREAIIMLEVEGYVEVRKGSGIHVVSNQQRHLVTPSSDLEFASVGPFELLQARQLIESNIAEFAATQVTKQDIVRLMEIQEHARQEDRFRDSQWDLKFHVQVALATQNGAMATIVEKMWSQRVQNPYWLKLHEHIDDKSIESWCEDHDQILKALVRKDPHGAKLAMWQHLENTKQMLFHATTDDFEFNVDRYLFTENPVVHLESHLGLPK, from the coding sequence ATGGAAATCACCGAATCGCGTCGGCTTTATCAACAACTGGCCGCAGAGTTTAAACAGCGCATCGAGTCCGGCCTCTACCCGGTGGGCGATAAGCTGCCGGCGGAGCGCTATATCGCCGAGGAGATGAATGTCAGCCGCACCGTGGTGCGCGAGGCGATCATCATGCTGGAGGTGGAGGGGTATGTGGAGGTGCGCAAAGGCTCCGGCATCCATGTGGTCTCCAACCAGCAGCGCCATCTGGTGACGCCAAGCAGCGACCTGGAGTTCGCCAGCGTCGGCCCGTTTGAGCTGTTGCAGGCGCGCCAATTGATTGAGAGCAACATCGCCGAGTTCGCCGCCACCCAGGTGACCAAGCAGGACATCGTACGGCTGATGGAGATTCAGGAGCACGCCCGCCAGGAGGATCGTTTCCGCGATTCGCAGTGGGATTTGAAATTCCATGTGCAGGTGGCGCTCGCCACCCAGAATGGCGCGATGGCGACCATCGTCGAGAAGATGTGGAGCCAGCGCGTGCAGAACCCCTACTGGCTGAAGCTGCATGAGCACATCGATGACAAGTCGATCGAGAGCTGGTGCGAGGATCATGACCAGATCCTGAAGGCACTGGTGCGCAAAGATCCGCACGGGGCCAAGCTGGCGATGTGGCAGCACCTGGAGAACACCAAGCAGATGCTGTTCCACGCCACCACCGATGACTTTGAGTTCAACGTTGACCGCTACCTGTTTACCGAAAATCCGGTGGTGCACCTTGAGAGCCACCTCGGCCTGCCGAAATAA
- a CDS encoding phage holin family protein: MADYQKPESQGPAKGVLDVAHRVTTTLVGLIETRVKLAVVELEEEKSNLVQLLLMTGISLILLVFGLVSLLVLIFWAIDPDYRQTALWIATAALLVLGGGLAIWTLVKAKRSTLLGATRRQLQIDRAMLEKKIP; the protein is encoded by the coding sequence ATGGCGGATTATCAGAAACCTGAATCCCAGGGCCCCGCGAAAGGGGTCCTGGATGTTGCGCACCGTGTCACCACCACCCTGGTCGGCCTGATCGAAACCCGGGTGAAGCTGGCGGTGGTAGAGCTGGAGGAGGAGAAATCCAATCTGGTTCAACTGCTGCTGATGACCGGTATCTCCCTGATCCTACTGGTCTTCGGGCTGGTGAGCCTGCTGGTGCTGATCTTCTGGGCGATTGACCCGGACTATCGCCAGACCGCGCTCTGGATCGCCACGGCGGCACTGCTGGTACTGGGCGGTGGTTTGGCCATCTGGACGCTGGTAAAAGCCAAGCGCTCCACCCTGCTGGGGGCCACCCGGCGGCAGTTGCAGATTGACCGCGCCATGCTGGAGAAGAAGATCCCATGA
- a CDS encoding YqjD family protein produces MAKDYTTENLRAELKSLADTLEDVLRSSSEKPLAEWDRLRSKAEGALKDTRVRLSDTGDRLAHQTKEIASQADTYVHKNPWKGIGIGAAVGVIVGVLISRR; encoded by the coding sequence ATGGCAAAAGATTACACCACGGAAAATTTACGTGCCGAACTCAAGTCGCTGGCAGACACCCTGGAAGATGTGCTGCGCTCCTCCTCCGAGAAGCCACTGGCGGAGTGGGATCGTCTACGCAGCAAGGCGGAAGGTGCGCTGAAGGATACCCGCGTGCGCCTGAGCGACACCGGTGACCGTCTGGCCCACCAGACCAAAGAGATTGCCAGCCAGGCTGATACCTACGTCCACAAGAACCCGTGGAAAGGCATTGGCATCGGCGCCGCCGTCGGCGTGATTGTCGGCGTCCTGATTTCGCGTCGATAA